A segment of the Bos mutus isolate GX-2022 chromosome 17, NWIPB_WYAK_1.1, whole genome shotgun sequence genome:
atgtcatgcggCTTGCAAGATCCTAGTTCGCtcaccagggattgcacccaggccCCAGCGTGAAGGCACGGAGTCCTGACCACAGGGCCTCCAGCGAGCTCCCTCTAGCGAGCTGGATTTTGGTATCGCGCTCCTGTGATGCCCGTGGCCGTGTTCCTGCGTTCTCTCTGCTCACTGTCAGTGCCCCTGGATTTAGAGCCTCGATGGGGCAGATTTAGGGTCCTCCCCTCCTCTCGCCCGCTCCTTCATGCAGGACTGCCATCTGTCCATCTGCCCATGGTGTCTGGCTGTCTCCCGCTGCCTGACGTCAGCAGCCTCTGATAGTCAGTGCCTAGATCCATTCATTCCAGtcctgcctttctttcttccttcattagcagcagttgttttttttaaggtcTCGTTCTGTAATCCAGAGAGTAACGCTTTCATATGTGGCTTCTTACACCGAAAGAAAAAACCTGGAAACTTCAGTAGTCTTAAGATACTGTGCTTGTAGTAAGTGTGTGAAAGAAGATCGGCAGAAACTAGAGCAGGCCCTCCCTCGCTCTCGTCGTTCAGGTTCTTGTCCCCTCTTTGTGTACTGGACTTCCTCCTCGGCTGGCGTGCCAGCTGTGCCCCCGCCTTGACCCCGTGTGGCCTCTTCCTTCCGCCCAGACCCCGGCCCACGCCGACTGCAGCGCTGCGGTCAGCAGGAGGGAGCGTGGACGTCCTTGGCTCAGTGACAGGTGTCACTCCATCTTCTCCTCACCGCAGCCCTGGAGGTCAAGGCCACCCTCAGAGGTGTCATTTAGAGGCTCTCAGCTCAGCGTTGTGAGAGCCCCACGCAGAAGCTGCAGTGCCCCGCCCAGGCCGTGCACCCATTTGCTCAGCGAATGCTTCCTGGGCGCCCGTTCTGTGCCAGGCCTCAGAGCTGGTGGTGGAGCACCCTGGACTGTAGGTCTCTGCCCTGGAGCCCTGGTCGTCACCACATCTAACTCTTTGGCTTGTAGGAGGTCGAGTACTCTGAGCCCTCGTacccctccctccctggcctTCAGGGTTTCCCTGTGTACAGACACCCGCTTCCCTGCTGGCCTGCCTCCCGCCCTCGCGGGCTGCCTTCAGTGGTCACCTCCCGGGCCCTTGCCCTGTCTTTCCCCTTCCCAGCCTCCGTTTGCAGTCACTCCTCTGCCTTTGAAATCTAGTGCAGATTCGTAATCCCGTCTCTGTCCTTGCGGAGAGCGGGCTCTTCTCTGTGAGCGTAGCCTCCCTCCACTTCACTGCTCTGTCTGCCCACGCTCCTCCTGCTGCTCTTCGTCCTCCTCCTGCTTCACGAGGCGCCCTCTGGCTTACTCTCCGCCACGGTGCTCCCCTGGGTTTCTTTCCTGCTCAAGAAGATTCACTGAACATTGCCTCTGTGACTCCCTGGATTTGCTGGCGCTCAGGGCCTGTGGaagccttcttctcctgccccatcTGCCACGTggccttccttttccttcctgcatGTGATGCCACGCCTAGCACCTCGTCCCTGTCTGCCGAGGCCTCCAGCACCCCCTGCCTGTGCTCCCCGAGCCGCGGCAGAAGCAGGGGCTTCCCACAGCGTCCCCCGTCAGGCAGAGCTTTCGCCCTCTGCCCCCTGGTTAGCCTGGTGCTGACACGTGAAGAACCAGTTGGCTCGTTAAGAATAGTTATTGATCAGGTCTAGaacttatttttcaaagtaaaaacgAGTCTGATGATTTCTTTAAGTGTTTGTGGATGAGCACGGTCTTCTTATGTTAATTAAACACACGTCATGTCAGTTGTTCGCACAGGTTTGCCTTTAGCAGTTGGTGACACTGGCTTGTTGCATGAAAGTGTCGCCAGGCCTTAGCGGCGATGCTGCGTCGTTTTCTAACACCGATAAAGGCCGAGCGGGTCCTGGTAAGTTGCAGGTTCTGCCGCACGGCCTGCCTGCGTTTGAATCTTGGCTCATCCATGTATTACCTGTGGGACACTGGCAGATGGCGTATCATCTCTTCTtgggtttcttcatctgtagaacAGGATGACGGTAATGAAGCCGGTGTAAATTACCGTGTGTGAGCTGCTAATGCGTGTGTGTAATGAGGATACGTGCACGCTGCCTGTTTGAATAATTCCTGTTACTGGTGCTGTTTGCGCGACACTTCCAAGTGGTGCAGCGGCAAAGAAGCTGTCTGCCAGAAACGCAGCttccacccctgggtcgggaagaccccccgAGGAAGGGGAAGTGGCGGcccctccagtgttcctgcctggacaGTTCCTCGGGCAGAGGAGCCGGCTGGCCTGCCACCCGTAGGGTCACCGGGGCCGGCCGTGACCGAGCGACGGCACGCACACGTGACGCTCCGTGACGTGAGCGTGTTTGCGCTTTCTGTGATCACAGCTCTTGTGTTTGTTGTGGGCAGCTTAGGGTTTTGTTTGTCCAGAGGCTGCCCCTCCCTCTGGTTGCCCGTGgtcttcctcccttcctgcttCTGCAGGTGGTTTGCTGTGTGGCTGGCTGTCCCTCAGAGCACCTTCCTGCAGCCTCCCCGGACGCTGGGCTCCGGCCACCTGTGGAAACCCACGGCTTGGGATTCAAGTCCACGTGTACTGAGATGCGACTCACAGTCCTTAAAACTGTCCCTTCACAGCATGAAGCCCAGTGTGAAACGTCTTTTTTCATTGATAAATAAAGGGTGATTGATCTTCCTGTTTGGAGGGAGCTGAACTTGACAGTAACCAGACTCTCAGGCAGGGCCAGCGTGACAGTCCCTGTGCAAATCCTTAGATCATTCCTCGTTCCCTTGGGGCATAGCTCTGTGCCTGTCTCTTGCTAATGTTCTGCCTTAAACTCTCTGTCTTAATCATGTAGGCACGAGTTCTTCAACCAAGCGGAGCACTTCCACAGGTAATAAAGAGTCCAGTTCTACTAGAGAAAGATTACGTGAACGTACCCGACTAAACCAGAGCAAAAAACTACCTTCTGCAGGTCAGGGGGCTAATGACGTGGCGTCGGCCAAACGCTCCCGCAGTCGCACGGCTGCGGAATGCGACGTCCGCATGAGCAAGTCCAAGTCGGACAATCAGATCAGTGACAAAGCTGCTCTGGAGGCCAGAGTGAAGGATCTTCTCACCTTGGCCAAAACCAAGGACGTGGAGATTTTACATCTGCGGAGCGAGCTCCGGGACATGCGTGCTCAGCTGGGTATCAGCGAGGACCCCCTCACCGAGGGCGCCGAGAGGTCTGAGGAGAAGGAAGCCAGCATCGTGCACCAGCCAACCGACGTGGAGTCCACCTTGCTGCAGCTGCAGGAGCAGAACGCCGCCATCCGCGAAGAGCTCAACCAGCTGAAGAACGAGAACCGGATGCTGAAGGACCGGCTGAACGCTCTGGGCTTCTCCCTGGAGCAGAGGCTGGACCATTCCGAAAAGCTGTTTGGCTATCAGTCCCTGAGCCCAGAGATCACCCCTGGTAACCAGAGCGACGGCGGCGGGACGCTCACCTCCTCGGTGGAGGGCTCGGCCCCTGGCTCGGTGGAGGATCTGCTGAGCCAGGATGAAAACACGCTCATGGACCATCAGCACAGCAACTCCCTGGACAACCTGGACAGTGAGTGCAGTGAGGTGTACCAGCCCCTCACGTCCAGCGACGACGCCCTGGACGCGCCCTCGTCCTCGGAGTCAGAAGGCCTTCCGAGCGTAGAGCGCTCTCGCAAGGGCAGCAGCGGGAATGCCAGCGAAGTGTCTGTCGCGTGCCTGACGGAGCGGATACACCAGATGGAGGAGAACCAGCACAGCACGAGCGAGGAGCTGCAGGCCACTCTGCAGGAGCTGGCTGACCTGCAGCAGATCACCCAGGAGCTGAACAGCGAGAACGAGCGGCTCGGCGAGGAGAAGGTGATTCTCATGGAGTCCCTGTGTCAGCAGAGCGACAAGCTGGAGCACTTCAGCCGGCAGATTGAGTATTTCCGCTCCCTCCTGGACGAGCATCACATTTCCTATGTCATCGACGAAGACGTGAAAAGCGGGCGCTACATGGAGCTGGAGCAGCGCTACATGGACCTCGCTGAGAACAGCCGCTTTGAACGGGAGCAGCTCCTTGGCGTCCAGCAGCACCTAAGCAACACCCTGAAGATGGCCGAGCAGGACAACAAGGAGGCCCAGGAGCTGATCGGGGCGCTCAAGGAGCGCAGCCACCACATGGAGCGGGCCGTCGAGTCCGAGCAGAAGGGCAAGGCGGCCTTGGCCGCCACCCTGGAGGAGCTCAGAGCCACCCTGGCCAGTGACCAGATCGAGATGAATCGCCTGAAGGCCCAGCTGGAGAACGAGAAGCAGAAGGTGGCGGAGCTGTACTCTATCCATAACTCTGGAGACAAGTCTGACATTCAGGACCTCCTAGAGAGCGTCAGGCTGGACAAGGAGAAAGCAGAGACTCTGGCCAGTAGCCTGCAGGAAGACCTGGCCCACACCCGGAATGATGCCAACCGGCTGCAGGACGCCATCGCAAAGGTACCGTTTCAGTAGATAGAGGGCTCTGGAGCCGCATGGAGTGGCTGTGGCACACGGCACGCTTCCCGAGAGCCGGCAGCCGGGTGGTGTGCCACTAGCTCCTCCTGAGGGGATCTTTTTCTGAGCTGCTTGTCTTGGGCGGGAGTGAAAAGTGTTCTTGTAACGACGTCACTTCCACTCTCACTTCTCCACCGTGGTCCTGCCTGTGAAAGGCTAAAGCTGGGGTCACGCCTGACGGAAGTTGTCCCCAGTTCTGGGGGTGCCCGGGGGAGCGTGTCACGCAGTGTCACAGCACCCTCGCGGCTGTATTGACACAAGGAAAATGGAGAGCCAGAATTGCGGTCTGTGGGGCCAGCAGCGTCTGCCTCCTCTTCTGTGGTGTGGTTTTTCAAGTAGGGTTCTAGGAGTTTGGGTTAAGCTGCTGTGCAGTTTGTATGAGAGTCTGTTCTTAATAtgtaaatcttaattttttaagggATGACTTTCAGAGATGCAGTTTAGGAGATATATTTG
Coding sequences within it:
- the SPECC1L gene encoding cytospin-A isoform X3 gives rise to the protein MKKASRSVGSAPKVSGTSRVQAADKARPESSSSASAGSRPVKPGAAAALSKTKSSDDLLAGMAGGVTVTNGVKGKKNACSSAAPAAPAPAVSAAENRPRTSTGTSSSTKRSTSTGNKESSSTRERLRERTRLNQSKKLPSAGQGANDVASAKRSRSRTAAECDVRMSKSKSDNQISDKAALEARVKDLLTLAKTKDVEILHLRSELRDMRAQLGISEDPLTEGAERSEEKEASIVHQPTDVESTLLQLQEQNAAIREELNQLKNENRMLKDRLNALGFSLEQRLDHSEKLFGYQSLSPEITPGNQSDGGGTLTSSVEGSAPGSVEDLLSQDENTLMDHQHSNSLDNLDSECSEVYQPLTSSDDALDAPSSSESEGLPSVERSRKGSSGNASEVSVACLTERIHQMEENQHSTSEELQATLQELADLQQITQELNSENERLGEEKVILMESLCQQSDKLEHFSRQIEYFRSLLDEHHISYVIDEDVKSGRYMELEQRYMDLAENSRFEREQLLGVQQHLSNTLKMAEQDNKEAQELIGALKERSHHMERAVESEQKGKAALAATLEELRATLASDQIEMNRLKAQLENEKQKVAELYSIHNSGDKSDIQDLLESVRLDKEKAETLASSLQEDLAHTRNDANRLQDAIAKVEDEYRAFQGEAKKQIEDLNVAVEKLRSELEERDTERSDMKETIFELEDEVEQHRAVKLHDNLIISDLENTVKKLQDQKHDMEREIKTLHRRLREESAEWRQFQADLQTAVVIANDIKSEAQEEIGDLKRRLHEAQEKNEKLTKELEEIKSRKQEEERGRVYNYMNAVERDLAALRQGMGLSRRSSTSSEPTPTVKTLIKSFDSASQVPSPAAAAMPRTPLSPSPMKTPPAAAVSPMQRHSISGPISTSKPLTALSDKRPNYGEIPVQGKKGRILCRPWRENMGVPRGTPC
- the SPECC1L gene encoding cytospin-A isoform X4, which translates into the protein MKKASRSVGSAPKVSGTSRVQAADKARPESSSSASAGSRPVKPGAAAALSKTKSSDDLLAGMAGGVTVTNGVKGKKNACSSAAPAAPAPAVSAAENRPRTSTGTSSSTKRSTSTGNKESSSTRERLRERTRLNQSKKLPSAGQGANDVASAKRSRSRTAAECDVRMSKSKSDNQISDKAALEARVKDLLTLAKTKDVEILHLRSELRDMRAQLGISEDPLTEGAERSEEKEASIVHQPTDVESTLLQLQEQNAAIREELNQLKNENRMLKDRLNALGFSLEQRLDHSEKLFGYQSLSPEITPGNQSDGGGTLTSSVEGSAPGSVEDLLSQDENTLMDHQHSNSLDNLDSECSEVYQPLTSSDDALDAPSSSESEGLPSVERSRKGSSGNASEVSVACLTERIHQMEENQHSTSEELQATLQELADLQQITQELNSENERLGEEKVILMESLCQQSDKLEHFSRQIEYFRSLLDEHHISYVIDEDVKSGRYMELEQRYMDLAENSRFEREQLLGVQQHLSNTLKMAEQDNKEAQELIGALKERSHHMERAVESEQKGKAALAATLEELRATLASDQIEMNRLKAQLENEKQKVAELYSIHNSGDKSDIQDLLESVRLDKEKAETLASSLQEDLAHTRNDANRLQDAIAKVEDEYRAFQGEAKKQIEDLNVAVEKLRSELEERDTERSDMKETIFELEDEVEQHRAVKLHDNLIISDLENTVKKLQDQKHDMEREIKTLHRRLREESAEWRQFQADLQTAVVIANDIKSEAQEEIGDLKRRLHEAQEKNEKLTKELEEIKSRKQEEERGRVYNYMNAVERDLAALRQGMGLSRRSSTSSEPTPTVKTLIKSFDSASQVPSPAAAAMPRTPLSPSPMKTPPAAAVSPMQVF